TGACTGTGGGTACGTACGGTCGCTGGTGTTTTTGTAGCTGGCGATTTAATCCAATATTGTGCTCGTGTCTGATGATGTTGTCTGTCTCGCGCTCTTGCGTCGGATGCGAACGCTACGTAAAGCGAAGCGAGCTCTGGCCGCACCGTGCGTCACTTCCGCCTCTGGCAAAATGCGGAAGAACGTATTCAAATCAGGATTTCAAATTTTGATTAAAAGTTTAATTTACCATTTTTATGTAtagatttttttctaaatagttgttattattattaaataaattcaataaAATACCTCACAATGTGTTTAAAATTGTGTTTACGTTTGTGCTGTGGgcagttactctaaaaaagtactagttactaattacatcttcaattaGTGTCAATTAGATTACTTAAAGAATAATTTCTCCAAAAGTAATCAATTACTTtttactaattactttctaaatcatATATCAACCTTGactacttaaaggtgcagtgtgtagtatttatgaggctTGTcagaaattaaatataatatacataactatgtgttcagtggagtataaagacttaacataatgaaccgttatgtttttattaccttagaatgaaccatttctatctacatggggtgcttctcaatatccctcctcgtttcctcgctcctccgtcctccatcctatgccccggaaaccgatggagctcagccatcctGTAGGacatctcaattctctaattgcaccgcCAGGAGGCGAGGAtcgaggagtgaggaggcttcctgaggagtcatgagcgaagatacacaggtggattctttgcggaagtgttttatcgactaaacaTGACACaagcattaattctcctcccccttcatatCATGCCAgagtttatttattcattcatctgttcctctcaattccaatttcgttttaactcctacggtggccgatttagtccaagattaacatggcttccagtttgacCTCGGCCATGAGTGttatcgagtgttaaaatgcgaaaagtgaagcttgaatttacgggtatgtccctctttggctaatgtactttcaagatggagggccaacatggcgaccagcattcgaacccctcacccgtatgttttttcaatggcatattataaacttacgagaatactttattacttgaaagaagtaaatatacattaatacgcacatatatttttgaaagaactaagtgtttttagctaagaataaactaaaaaagttacacagtgtagctttaaagagaGAGCGAGGatatcatttcacttgattcaattcctccatccttccctcgcatcctgaaggggtggagctaaggcgcgaggaaaggaagctaggaaaggaaacgaggatgcacaaataagaattgggaagcacccaTACACTGCGGGtctccttacagtgaagtcgccattttgtgccgccatgtttctacagtagccctaaccggacaaactgctctacagacaCTTGTCACACTCAACGATaacatttttgtcttgtttcggcCCCCTATAGTTTCTCTATGGCCGCATTTATAcagcaggtcttgatgcacaactCCAATTTGGCGATACTATATTGTTTGACGACCcacttacatcatcttttaaaagtgACCGGTAtgcgatatttgcatttacactatacactggcaaaacagcccaagacatTCTGACCCAGAATATGAATTAAAACGGCAGTGGTTGCAAGTGCAGACAAAATTATTATTCAATGTTTTGCTTTCCGCACTATCTttctttaaaggtcagcaaaaaATTGCTTTTGTAAGGCGGAGAAAAGGAGGAGAGCCCTTGTTGCATATGATCGCAGTTCGagtgagttgacgtcattcatCTCTGTCCCTTTTTCAATGACATACGACTcacatttactggggaatatccgatttgaccgcttacatggcaaaCGCAAATGCATGTATacgaatcatatcggatttattaccacatatgagtgagggcTGAATCccatctgaggatatcggaatccATGTGCTTTTTTCCTACTTACACAGGTTCGCtggtcatatccgatctgtgccacatgggAGGAAAAAACAGAATTTGGTGCCAGCTAGCATATCTCACTTTTACTCAGatatgctagctggcaacataggattccattcataatgctaagctaagctaacgGCGACcttgccaaactaaaacaatgcatgcactgagactaaaatgcatttgcccacatatctaaatgtaaagaagttgaataagtcctatttctaaaaacggtggagtgttcctttaagtagttcaaggataGACATTAAACatctcttttaattaattcaaataaataatataaatctacATGAATTATTCTTTTTAACTGACcaagtattacaaatgtgagatGGATACATAAAAtcatgcattttaaaatttcaacttttatgTTAATTCCTATTGTATTATATGTGATATGTGATGGACCAACACCTGAATAAATAAgttttccattgatgtatggtttgttaggataggacaatatttggccaagatacaactatttgaaaatctggaatctgacggtgcaaaaaaatcaaaatattgagaaaatcacctcTAATGTTGcccaaattaagtccttagcaataCATATTACtaccaataatattttttttatatactgtatatttatgttaggaaatttacaaatatcttcatgaaacatttttacttaatatcctaataatTTTGGCATTAAAGACAAatcgataattttgacccataaaatgtaattttaataaaatgtaaaaaagagtaatctcttattttaatttttcaagGGAAATGTATTAAAGTACAGTAACTACACCCAACACTGGTTGTGGGTCAATTTTACTCCAGTTTTGCCTTGTTACGCatgtaccaaaaaaaaaaaaaaaaaaaaaaaaattgaaaggaaaggaaaggttTGGctgcattaaaatgtatttagtatACAAATCAGTCCTTATACAGCAAATGtatgtgttttaataataataataataataataataataataataataataataataataataataaacaacgtATAGGCTAAGTAAAACGTATTTCACTTCATAAGAAACTTGTTTTATTTTGAAGGTATACCAATAACCATATTTTCTACAGTATAGGCTAACTAACATATTCCAAATCAAATCTATAATATTTTCAAGTTTCTTATGCAGTCAATAAAATGAGACAATGTCCAAATAAAGGGgtaacactttaatttacagtctCCTTGTTATTATGTTGCACGTTCTCaccagtaataacagtaaatgatgcataattacacacaactaaccctaaaccaacccctattcctaccctaaccctatacaCGTAACGTTACTTAATATGACTCCGTGCTTACATATATTACAAGTAATATTGTTAAAGCATAAAACGTACCTCCATCATACGTAGCATAATTTCTTGAAACTCTGGGGAGGGAAACTATAGGAAAAGTTGTACAAGGGAAAATATGCTAATAAAAGTTATAATCTAATAAAGGGAGACTTTTGTGTAAGACATGTATTATTACTTTAACctggtattttttattttattttattttattttattgtctcCTGCGTATGTATTATGCTGTTTCCTAAAGGGTTAATAAACACAGAGCAGGTTCATGATGATGGTGTGATGATGAGGTCATGAGTAAGCTACGGTAGCCGGTAGAGGAATCTTTTCTCTCACTCTTCCGGGCTTGTGTGTGCCGCTGTTCTTCGGACCGTCTCAGTAGGAAACATGGCGGCCGTCAGTAAGTACTTGACAGCGAAGAACTCCGCTGCGGCTGGCGGTGTCCTACTCATTTTATACTTCCTAAAGCAGAGACGAAGATCCGCTGGACTGAACAGGTATGTAGAAACACACATAAAGTGTCTAATGCATGATATTCAGATAAGGGCTGGAGTTCAGTGTCAGAGTGACCCCAGTTTAACTACAGCGAATTGAGCCCAGTTGAATGGCCATGTGTCAAAATCTAACTAGCTGTGATGCTCCAGATGTGCTGTCTAGGAAGGCACCTCACTAGGTTTTGAGACGCATCCTATAACGACCTTAAATTTTGAAATGCAGTAATTTAAGCAATAAAAAAGTTTATTGAACATGGTTATTGATGGTTGCAGTCTCACTGTCCAACAAAGGACTCTTTCATAAAGGACAGTGCTGGACAAATGTCGCCACAGTTTGCAAATAAAAAATCTACAGTAGTGTTTAGtggttaaataataaaaaataaaaatgatttatgcATGCACCTTGAACTCACTGCACACTTTTGACCAAAAAACTGCACTATATTTATAAAGTGCTTCATATTCAATATGATTAAACGTTATCAACTATTGTTTATTGGCGCTATTACCATTCTTTGATCCATTTCATCATTGTCAGCAGGAAGAAGGGTTCTCCAAATGATCTGAACTGCGAGGTAAGATTGAAAaaactacacacacatatacatataatataattgtatgaaattattattaaagtatattaaagtTGTATGAAACATTTGCatgctgtgtatatatatatatatatatatatatatatatatatatatatatatatataaacttaaatgtgtgtgcgtgtgtgtgggtgtTGTTCATATATACAATAATTAATCACTGTATAAACAAATCTATATTATTCAAAcatgaacttttattttggatgcaattaattgtgatttgacagcactatatATTGCTGTAGTGTTCAAGGATACTGACAACAAATCTGTGATTCAGAGTTCTGATTGAGGTACCGAATGTCCTTGAACAGAACTGTCTCTAAAATCATTTGTATGTCTACACACTTGCACTATTTGATATTTATTATTACTTAATAAGTGGGATTCGTGATCTTTAGTTCAAGGTCTGGCTGTGTGAGACTATGCTATACTTCCATGAGTTTCCTTTGACTTTTAACACTTGATGTGTTTTAAAACCAATAGAAAGATGGCAAGAAGGAGAGAGCTGCTGTGGACAAGCTCTTTTTCATCCGGATCGCACGGATCATCAGGATTATGGTGCCGAGATTTTTGTGTAAAGAGGTGAGAGTTATAACCTACTTTTTAATGTCTACATGCAATGGCTTGACGAGAGTTGTTACTGAAACTAGTTGAGATGAGGCAAATATTAAAGGTTTCCCTTTTTTTCCCTAATCAGAGGCAAGTGATTttaaggatatatatatatatatatatatatatatatatatatatatatatatatatatatatatatatatatatatatatatatatatatatatatataatacaaatatttattattttttttttaaagaaattaatatttgtaGTTGGCTGCAAGGAtagattaaattgatcaaaagtgacaataaagACTTTTTACATTGTTCCAAATAATgctatttataaatgtatacagtcaaaccaaaatgatTCATTCACCAGATATCATTTTTTACTATCGGATCCAGGACatatagttcatttatgtaagtggGGATGGCAAAATAAAGTGAACTGAAATATTATACCCAAAAAATCTTCATACAGATACTTCTACCagtaacatttataaaaaaattagtcagacactttgacctgaagtattttttctttaaattgctaatgtgacaaaacaaaatgaagcattgcttgtcATTCAAgtcattggttgacctaaattagtgtaatctaattgtgtacttaaattgaacagctgattggttgattgtaatccattacattagggttagttgcatgtaattatgcataatttactgttattactatggtaattTTCTATCaaagttcttgtcatattttattaccattttctaaactagaGCTAAtcaactgtgataatgtgagaaaatgtgaAGGTGTCTGAACACATTTTGGTTTGACTCTAAATTCTTTTGTTTTGAACTTGAAGGCAacataaagtaaaaatgcatcaTGGTTTCCACTATTTACAACATTGATAAAATCGAAAATATCAAATCTtgttacaatgatttctgaaggatcatgtgacactgaagactgaagtaatgatgctgaaaattcagcttaacatcacaggaatacattgcatttttaaaatgtattcaaataaaagttattttttattttattttaataatatttcagtatTTCATAGTAGTactgttctgtgtgtgtgtcacagacATGGTATCTGTTCCTGATCGCAGTGATGCTTGTGACTCGGACCTATTGCGACGTCTGGATGATTCAGAACGGCACTATGATTGAAAGGTACTGCATGGATCTACACATCACATTTGTTAGTGCGGTGAAATATACAACTATTACACTTTGTGAAGACGCCTGGCACCCAGTTAAATATTGATGTAATGTGATTTGAttttatatatctttttttaatctttggCAGTGGAATCATTAGCAGAGATATCAATTTATTCAAGAGGCACTTTTATTCCTACCTGACTGTCATTCCTGGGGTAATTTACTGTATCTTCATATGCTGTAAAAACTAATGTATTGTTACAGATGTGGTGGTGTCATATAATTTACATCACTGAACCTGTCCATTGTTTCCTCACATGCTCGCCTTTCAGATCTCCTCTGGTCTGCAATTTAATATAGTCGTGAAAGTGTGCTTCCTCAAAGATAATTTGCATGAACACATGAAGGACAGAATGGCAGGATGTGTGTATATTCCCTTCTGTATTAACTAAACCGTGtttgcgtgtgtttgtgtgcacgtTGTGGTTTGCAGTGCGATCATTGGTCGATCCACTAAAGGTTTCAAGAAGTACTTATTCAACTTTATCACAGCTATGCCAATTGTAAGTGTTCTGCTTTTCTTATCGTTGGTAGTAATTGTTCATAGACAGAGGAGTTCTGAGAATATTAACAGTCTAATCTATGATGTTAACACTAAAACTGCTTCCCAGTAACAGTACTTCCTTTTCACATTAGCATTTTTATGACATCTTTGAGGCTAGATTGCATTTGTTTAATATCAGAAAGAGAGCTGAATGCAAGAATGGTTGGAATGTGTTGGAATAGAAACATTGCATCCTGTAATTTGTTGCATCTCAATCATTCAGATTGCCTTGGTGAACAACTTCTTGAAGTTGGGCTTGAATGAACTAAAGCTGTGCTTTCGTGTGAGACTTACCAAACATCTCTACGACGAGTACCTGAAGTAAGGCCCGTCGCTGCCGTGACATGACACTCTCACACAGCAATCCTGTAAATGAACATGACATTTCCAGAATGACTTTTTCAGTAAATACACAAGCGTGCTGTTCACACACGCAATGGCATTCTGTCTTTTTACCGGTAAATTGCCATTCACACATCAGTACCAAAACAGCAGTAAACTCTGTGACGTCAATGACCCTGAGCCGTTCGGACCTCGTACATGCTCATACCAGCAAACATTGTTCTTTGTTCACACACAGCATCACACCGGTAATGTTACAGCTTCTCTTAAAGACAAACGTCTtgtctcttaaaggggcagttcacccaaaaatgaaaatgcatcatttactcactctcaagttgatgacatgctttcatctgttgaacacaaaagaagataatgTTGAATAATCTGGGAAATCAAACAGTTAATGGACCCCATTGAcagtcaatggggcccatcaaATTACgttattcaaaatatattattttgtgttttgaatttatataggtttgaaacaacttgatgtaaatgatgacagaattttcatcttTGGATTCCCTTTTACAGTTAGTTTgccattacatttacattaacatttaatcatttaacagacgcttttatccaaagcgacttacaaaaaaggggagagcaatagaagcaacgaaacaaacaaggccaacaacctgtaagagctgtaagaagtctcaattaattagcacagtacactttttggggtggggggtgggggggtggggggacaaacaatcaaatgagaagttacaaacacttacagagtagttgtctatcagtcaatcaatgcttcacctctagCCATTATTATATTTGCTCATAATTGATTGGGCATTTGTTATAATATACTAAATTATGATTTATTATAAGGGATGCATTGACATTACATTTTTGACCAGTAACCGATTTATGACTGATATTAAAATTCTAAAgtattttgtgtaaaaaaaaaaattgggagaAAAAcctataattttacatttatatatccCTACTTTCCATTTTGAGATATGCTCAAGATTCATTTTTATCAATGATAAGTCTTAACAATATTAACTAGGGTTGCATCGATCTGATACTCAGTATTGATATCTTTCCAAtactgcctttttttttttttttttttttttttttgccggaTCGGGTATCAGCCAGACGAGACTAATCCAAATCTGATATTGTGCGTATACTATTCAGTATTATTGTTATACCACACAAAAGgcacaaaacattaaaaagcacCATAAAGTTTTTGTGCACTATATTCCAAATTTTCTAAAGCCAttccatagtttaatgtgaggtACAGATGAATTCAGAGTTCACATGAATGCTTCCCTCCGCTGTGGCCATTGTCATTTAAAGTCATTCTCCATTCAGCATTCAAACTGCGTGTCACGCTCCGTTATGACAGTCTCCAAGATATTTCAATGTTCCTATTATTAAACTTGATAGTCAAGCCTGAGCCTTTCTCAAAAGAATGatcccagtctcttccacacAGCGAGGCATACAATTTATTACTAAATTCTTCTCTTTTAAAAATTGAGTTAGTGTCGGATCGGTACCCTTTATCAGGCAATACAAAGGCAGATTGGACCACCCCAAGTAAATATATAGGAAAAATGCTTGGTGCCAAATATATGAACACCATATGATTCTCTGAAGAAAATGTAAATCTGATTACTAATGTCACCATCTTTGGGTTCACAGGGGTTATACGTACTACAAAATGGGAAACCTGGATAACCGGATTGCTAATGCTGATCAGCTGCTGACGCAGGATGTGGAAAGGTTCTGTAATAGTGTTGTGGATCTTTACTCCAACCTCAGCAAGGTACAACACACTTTTGTCTAAAAGACAGTTTTACTTTCCCAATAAGAGCTGATGTTTCTTTTCTTTGGATGAACCGTTTATGCGTTTACTTTCCCCCTCTCCAGCCACTGTTGGATATCGGCTTGTACATATTCAAATTGACAACAGCAATCGGAGCTCAGGTGAGTTTGGGAAAGACTGTGAAATTCTTCCATGAATAAATCCCACTGGATATTTTGATGATCTGATGGTCTCTTTGCACAGGGTCCCGCGTCTATGATGGCGTACCTACTTATCTCCGGCCTCTTCCTGACCCGTCTGCGCAGGCCCATCGGTAAGATGACGGTGACCGAACAGAAGTATGAAGGAGAATATCGATACGTCAACTCTCGTCTCATCACAAACAGGTGACCTTtactataaatgtttttttttccttctcaaaTTTTAAAGCACacttaaatgcttttatttccCTCTCAGTGAGGAAATTGCCTTCTACAATGGAAACGTCAGGGAGAAACAAACTATTCATTCAACCTTCAAGAAACTGGTgactctatctgtctgtctgtctgtctgtctgtctgtctgtctgtctgtctgtctgtctgtctgtcgtgtctgtctgtctgtctgtctgtctgtctgtctgtcgtgtctgtctgtctgtctgtctgtctgtctgtctgtctaaataaataaatgtattaatttattttttaataattcattttattataaatttttGTTAAATTACTAATTCATTAAAAGATTAAGGCTATTACGGCTTTGTTTTCAATGAAACTCTTCAGGATTATTTCATGAAACAAAATCAGTtgagaataaaaaatattaaaggttTTGACAGAATTACTATGAATGTccatatttttatgatttagtttttcttttgttagttaTTCTTGAGTTCAACAGTATATTTATGTTAGATGTGATTTATTGATTTGACatcactaatatatatatatatatatatatatatatatatatatgcacgtgtgtattagtgctgtcaaatcaataaatcacatctaacatatataatataactatatatatatatatatataactatatatatatatatatatatatatatatatatatatatatatatatatatatatatatatatatatatatatatatataatacacatatatatataatacacattACAATTCTTTTTGTTCATATTTAACacgcattttttaaatattaactttGTGACCATGCAAAGGTAATCTGAATGTAAACATAGATGAAATAAGCATCCACAATTACATATCTAATACTCTAATGTCGGCTGATAACCTGTATGGTACTGATGTAAACCTATATAATCAATGTTTGCATGATTCATTTTGATATCTGAATTTGTTAGCTGAACTGAGTATGTTTGCAGGTTGATCATCTGCACAATTTCATCTTCTTCCGTTTCTCCATGGGTATGGTGGACAGCATCATCGCCAAGTGTAAGAGGAAGTTTCATTATCTTCTCAAGATAACATATACATGAACATGGACTGTAAAAGATTAATAAAAGCCTTCTCTTGTTCCAGATTTTGCAACCGTTGTTGGGTATTTAGTGGTCAGTCGTCCATTCCTTAATTTGTCTCACCCTCGACACCTGAATAGCTCCCATGCTGAACTGCTGGAGGTAAAACGTCAGTCCTTACACTGAGATTATTTCTAGTTAGTGGCCCTTGATTGCATTCACAATGCATGTCATTTCCGAGTAAAACGTAATATTTATTTGGAATAATGAGGGATGGGGCCCGATTATCTATCTTGACGTGTTCACTTGCAGGACTACTACCAGAGCGGCCGTATGCTGCTGCGCATGTCGCAGGCGTTGGGCAGAATCGTCCTTGCCGGCAGAGAAATGACACGTCTGTCAGGGTAAAAGTTCACACATCCTCATCACATTGCATCAGCATGTTTAATTAAGTTATTTGATTGCTTaccatttaattaaaaacataacATTGTGTACATTGGTACAAGTACAACACTTGATACTATAAAACGAGTTTGTCTTTCCCTTCAGCTTCACTGCTCGCATCACTGAGCTCATGAGGGTCCTGAAAGAGCTGAATTCTGGGAAATACGAACGCACCATGGTGTCTCTGTCAGAGAAAGGTGAGCTGCTGAGACTCTCAAGCTCCAAAACAAACTTTAGAAAgatacattgtttatttttgaacaatTTTTTCATGATTTTCATAAACAGACACTTCAGAAAAGCTCACACTGGTCCCTGGAAGTGGAAGAATCATCAACGTAGACCATATCATCAAGTAAGAGCCTCTCAATTTCAGAGCTTCACTGTCAAGGGGAACCAACtatgatcaatttaatatgctATTTCTCATCAGGTTTGATCACACGCCCCTGGCTACTCCTAATGGAGACGTTCTGATCCGAGATCTATCCTTTGAGGTGCGTTCCACATGATTTCTATAAATCGTTTGTCAGT
This DNA window, taken from Pseudorasbora parva isolate DD20220531a chromosome 24, ASM2467924v1, whole genome shotgun sequence, encodes the following:
- the abcd3a gene encoding ATP-binding cassette sub-family D member 3a isoform X2, encoding MAAVSKYLTAKNSAAAGGVLLILYFLKQRRRSAGLNSRKKGSPNDLNCEKDGKKERAAVDKLFFIRIARIIRIMVPRFLCKETWYLFLIAVMLVTRTYCDVWMIQNGTMIESGIISRDINLFKRHFYSYLTVIPGIALVNNFLKLGLNELKLCFRVRLTKHLYDEYLKGYTYYKMGNLDNRIANADQLLTQDVERFCNSVVDLYSNLSKPLLDIGLYIFKLTTAIGAQGPASMMAYLLISGLFLTRLRRPIGKMTVTEQKYEGEYRYVNSRLITNSEEIAFYNGNVREKQTIHSTFKKLVDHLHNFIFFRFSMGMVDSIIAKYFATVVGYLVVSRPFLNLSHPRHLNSSHAELLEDYYQSGRMLLRMSQALGRIVLAGREMTRLSGFTARITELMRVLKELNSGKYERTMVSLSEKDTSEKLTLVPGSGRIINVDHIIKFDHTPLATPNGDVLIRDLSFEVKSGANVLVCGPNGCGKSSLFRVLGELWPLFGGSLTKPERGKLFYVPQRPYMTLGSLRDQVIYPDTHEDQKKKGISDQVLKEYLDNVQLGHILEREGSWDMIQDWMDVLSGGEKQRMAMARLFYHKPQFAILDECTSAVSVDVEDFIYSHCRTVGITLFTVSHRKSLWKHHEYYLHMDGRGNYEFKLITPETVEFGS
- the abcd3a gene encoding ATP-binding cassette sub-family D member 3a isoform X3, translated to MAAVSKYLTAKNSAAAGGVLLILYFLKQRRRSAGLNRKKGSPNDLNCEKDGKKERAAVDKLFFIRIARIIRIMVPRFLCKETWYLFLIAVMLVTRTYCDVWMIQNGTMIESAIIGRSTKGFKKYLFNFITAMPIIALVNNFLKLGLNELKLCFRVRLTKHLYDEYLKGYTYYKMGNLDNRIANADQLLTQDVERFCNSVVDLYSNLSKPLLDIGLYIFKLTTAIGAQGPASMMAYLLISGLFLTRLRRPIGKMTVTEQKYEGEYRYVNSRLITNSEEIAFYNGNVREKQTIHSTFKKLVDHLHNFIFFRFSMGMVDSIIAKYFATVVGYLVVSRPFLNLSHPRHLNSSHAELLEDYYQSGRMLLRMSQALGRIVLAGREMTRLSGFTARITELMRVLKELNSGKYERTMVSLSEKDTSEKLTLVPGSGRIINVDHIIKFDHTPLATPNGDVLIRDLSFEVKSGANVLVCGPNGCGKSSLFRVLGELWPLFGGSLTKPERGKLFYVPQRPYMTLGSLRDQVIYPDTHEDQKKKGISDQVLKEYLDNVQLGHILEREGSWDMIQDWMDVLSGGEKQRMAMARLFYHKPQFAILDECTSAVSVDVEDFIYSHCRTVGITLFTVSHRKSLWKHHEYYLHMDGRGNYEFKLITPETVEFGS
- the abcd3a gene encoding ATP-binding cassette sub-family D member 3a isoform X4 gives rise to the protein MAAVSKYLTAKNSAAAGGVLLILYFLKQRRRSAGLNRKKGSPNDLNCEKDGKKERAAVDKLFFIRIARIIRIMVPRFLCKETWYLFLIAVMLVTRTYCDVWMIQNGTMIESGIISRDINLFKRHFYSYLTVIPGIALVNNFLKLGLNELKLCFRVRLTKHLYDEYLKGYTYYKMGNLDNRIANADQLLTQDVERFCNSVVDLYSNLSKPLLDIGLYIFKLTTAIGAQGPASMMAYLLISGLFLTRLRRPIGKMTVTEQKYEGEYRYVNSRLITNSEEIAFYNGNVREKQTIHSTFKKLVDHLHNFIFFRFSMGMVDSIIAKYFATVVGYLVVSRPFLNLSHPRHLNSSHAELLEDYYQSGRMLLRMSQALGRIVLAGREMTRLSGFTARITELMRVLKELNSGKYERTMVSLSEKDTSEKLTLVPGSGRIINVDHIIKFDHTPLATPNGDVLIRDLSFEVKSGANVLVCGPNGCGKSSLFRVLGELWPLFGGSLTKPERGKLFYVPQRPYMTLGSLRDQVIYPDTHEDQKKKGISDQVLKEYLDNVQLGHILEREGSWDMIQDWMDVLSGGEKQRMAMARLFYHKPQFAILDECTSAVSVDVEDFIYSHCRTVGITLFTVSHRKSLWKHHEYYLHMDGRGNYEFKLITPETVEFGS
- the abcd3a gene encoding ATP-binding cassette sub-family D member 3a isoform X1 — its product is MAAVSKYLTAKNSAAAGGVLLILYFLKQRRRSAGLNSRKKGSPNDLNCEKDGKKERAAVDKLFFIRIARIIRIMVPRFLCKETWYLFLIAVMLVTRTYCDVWMIQNGTMIESAIIGRSTKGFKKYLFNFITAMPIIALVNNFLKLGLNELKLCFRVRLTKHLYDEYLKGYTYYKMGNLDNRIANADQLLTQDVERFCNSVVDLYSNLSKPLLDIGLYIFKLTTAIGAQGPASMMAYLLISGLFLTRLRRPIGKMTVTEQKYEGEYRYVNSRLITNSEEIAFYNGNVREKQTIHSTFKKLVDHLHNFIFFRFSMGMVDSIIAKYFATVVGYLVVSRPFLNLSHPRHLNSSHAELLEDYYQSGRMLLRMSQALGRIVLAGREMTRLSGFTARITELMRVLKELNSGKYERTMVSLSEKDTSEKLTLVPGSGRIINVDHIIKFDHTPLATPNGDVLIRDLSFEVKSGANVLVCGPNGCGKSSLFRVLGELWPLFGGSLTKPERGKLFYVPQRPYMTLGSLRDQVIYPDTHEDQKKKGISDQVLKEYLDNVQLGHILEREGSWDMIQDWMDVLSGGEKQRMAMARLFYHKPQFAILDECTSAVSVDVEDFIYSHCRTVGITLFTVSHRKSLWKHHEYYLHMDGRGNYEFKLITPETVEFGS